A single genomic interval of Centropristis striata isolate RG_2023a ecotype Rhode Island chromosome 8, C.striata_1.0, whole genome shotgun sequence harbors:
- the gpn2 gene encoding GPN-loop GTPase 2: MSSQPGAMPPLRFGQVVIGPPGSGKTTYCQGMQEFLTHLGRKVVVVNMDPANEGLPYPCAVDISELVTLDDVMDSLKLGPNGGLLYCMDYVEANLDWLEKKLKQHSDCYFLFDCPGQVELYTHQSSVKNIVAQLAKWNFRLTAVHLVDSHYCADPAKFISVLCTSLSTMLHVALPHVNILSKMDLIEQYGKLAFNLDFYTEVMDLTYLLDHLAADPFFKKFHHLNEKLAEVIQDYSLVSFVPLNVQDKGSMIQVLRAVDKANGYCFGDLEERNLQAMMSAAVGADFQFDSTLGVQERYVETGGKTVEEEMMDL; the protein is encoded by the exons ATGTCCAGCCAGCCAGGAGCAATGCCCCCCCTGCGCTTCGGCCAGGTGGTCATTGGACCCCCAGGCTCAGGAAAAACCACTTACTGCCAAGGAATGCAGGAGTTCCTCACCCACCTGGGACGCAAGGTGGTCGTGGTGAACATGGACCCTGCCAATGAAGGACTCCCCTACCCCTGTGCGGTAGATATCTCAGAGCTGGTCACTCTGGATGACGTCATGGATAGCTTGAAGCTTGGGCCCAATGGGGGGCTCCTCTACTGTATGGACTATGTTGAAGCAAATCTGGACTGGTTAGAGAAGAAGCTGAAACAACACAGCGACTGTTATTTCTTGTTTGATTGTCCTGGACAAGTGGAGCTCTACACCCACCAGAGCTCAGTCAAGAATATAGTCGCACAGCTGGCTAAGTGGAACTTCAGG ctgacagcagtgCACCTGGTGGACTCCCATTACTGTGCTGACCCGGCCAAGTTCATCTCTGTGCTGTGTACGTCCCTGTCCACCATGCTGCATGTAGCTCTTCCACATGTCAACATCCTCTCCAAAATGGACTTGATTGAGCAGTATGGAAAGCTAG CGTTCAACCTGGACTTCTACACCGAGGTCATGGACCTGACCTATCTGCTGGATCACCTGGCTGCAGACCCCTTCTTTAAAAAATTCCACCATCTCAATGAAAAGTTAGCAGAGGTCATACAAGATTACAGCCTCGTCTCTTTTGTGCCTCTCAATGTCCAG GACAAAGGAAGCATGATTCAGGTCTTACGAGCAGTGGACAAAGCCAATGGCTACTGCTTTGGAGACCTGGAGGAGAGGAATCTGCAAGCCATGATGTCAGCTGCTGTGGGGGCAGACTTCCAGTTCGACTC TACTCTCGGAGTGCAGGAGCGGTATGTTGAAACTGGTGGaaagactgtggaggaggaaatGATGGATCTGTAA